TTTTATCTCAAAACAAAATTAGTTTAAAAGAATATTTTGAACCTATTTTAAAACTTATTTTTTTGCACTTAGAAAATAAAAATAATTCTTTTATTAATCTAAGACTTTGGAATTTAGATAAAAATTTCAATTCACCTTTAGAAAATGATAAAATTTATGATTTTTTAGGGCAAATTTTTAAAATAAAAATTCAAAAGCGAAAAGCTAAAAATCGCTTAGAAAGACATGTTATCTTGCACCAAGCCAGACTTTTTAAATGGCCTTCGTTAAAAAATGATATTATTAGAGAGAATGGGTGTTGTTATGCTTTAAATGGGCAAATTGCTATTTTAAGCGATGGGACTTTAGTGCCGTGTTGTTTGGATGTTAAAGGAGATATAAAACTTGGAAATTGCTTTGAAAAAGATTTCAATGAACTTTTAAATTCCTCTTTGTATATAGATTTAAAAGAAGGTTTTAAACAAGGAATTTTAAAAGCTGAACTTTGTAAAAGGTGTGAGTTTTTAGAGACTAAAAATCTAAATTAACTTCATCTTCATTGTTGATTTGATGATTTGTATCCAAGTCTTGTTTTGTTTCTTTTTGATTGTCTTTAGAATGTTTAAAAATATCCTTGGTGATTTTTGTGGCAATACCTCTAAGAGCTTTTTGTCTGCTTGAATTACTTGTAGAGCTCATTTTAAACTCCAAAGTATTAGAAGATTTGCTTTCATTTGTAGCAAATTCTATTAAGCGATAATCAATGATAATATCATAAGATTGAGTGTTGTTTTCATTTTGTATTTGTTTTATTTTTGGATTTAAAATGAGTAAAAAATCAGCTTCTAAAGTTTTATAAAGCTTTACAAGTTCTTCATCGCTTGAATTTTTGGAAAGTAAAAATTTTTCCTGATTATAAAGATCAAGATTTGTTTTGTCTAAGATTTTAAATTTTTTATTCTGAAGTAAAATACTTAAAAGCTCTTGTTCAAATTTAGCTGAAAGTCCAGTTTTGATTTTATTAATGATAATTAGGGAGCTTTTATTTTCAAGACTTTTGTCACTATAAAGTTTTTTATAGATTAAAACTTTTGCGTGAAATTCACTTTGATTTGTTTGAGTTAGAGACTTTATATCATAACTATTAAAAACACTATTGCTGACAAAGTCAAGTTCTTCATCATAACCTATATTAAAATTTCCATTAAAATTAAACTCAAATTTTTTCAATTTGACTTGTTTTAAACCTTCTGTTTTCCCCAAAGCGTCATTAATAGCGTTTTTAATCGCTTCACTTCTTGTATTTCCAAAGCCTTCTCCAAGGCTTTCTTTGTTTGAAATAGCTTGTGCTTGATAAGTACAAACAAGACTTAAAAAAAGTATAAGTAGTTTTTTTATCATAACTATTCTCTTTTTGTTTTTAAATAATAAGATAAATATTTTATTTTTATTTTAACATTATAAAGTTTAATCATATCTTGACTGTAAATTTTATACTCAAGATTAAATACCCAGAAAGTCTATAAAATTTTTATTATAAATTTAAAAAAATAAGTTATAATTTTTAATTTTAGAGAGGTGTCCGAGCGGTCGAAGGAGCACGCCTGGAACGCGTGTGTGGGGTAACTCACCGAGGGTTCGAATCCCTTCCTCTCTGCCACTATGCGCTTTTGTTATATCGACTTCCTATGTAATCTTGTGATACATTTTGTGCGTATGATTTTATAGCTTTGGAATTTGAATTTGTTTTTTCCTCATTCTCATTTTCGCTTTTTTCATTTTGTACTTTTAGCTCTTCTGCTTTTATTTTAGCTTGTTCGGCGCGCGCATCATTTTGCATTTGCATAGCATTAGCCGCTACTTTATAATCTTGCGGACTAGGATCAGCTGGTGCCATAGCTGCAGCAATTACTTGCATGGCATTTGCTATAGTTTCTTCAGGAGTATTGCCTTTTTGCATTCTTATTGGCACTTCTCCTTCGACCGCATACATTTTATTATCAGGGCCTCTTGTATATCCAAAGCTCGCAGCACCAGCTAAAGATCCGCCAGCTGCTTGGTGGGCTGCTTCATGAGCTCTTACTTCTCTGTCGATTTTTTCAAGCTCTCGTACTTGTTTTACTTCTTCAACACTTAAGTCTTTGCCGTTGACTTTTTGAGTTTTTTCTTCTTTTTCTTGATTGTTTTTATCTTCTTTTGTTTGCCGTGGATTTTCTTTTTCAGGAATGTTTTCTTTGATTTCTTCTTTGTCTTTGTTTTGATAAGGATTTTGTGTATAAAAAGCATTGTTATAACTTGAGCTAATTTGCATAAAAATCCTTTCTAATATAATTTCATATTTTTATCACAAAAAAGTTGAAAAATTTATAAAATAAATATTTTATAAAATGTTAAGCAAAATAAAGTATAATTTTAACTTCTTTTTATGTCAGGGTAGCTCAGCTGGCTAGAGCGCTGGTCTCATAAGCCGGAGGTCGGGAGTTCAAGTCTCCCCCTTGACACCATTTATCAGGCTTATAGATAATATTTGAATTTCCATCTTTATCAGTTTTATCTGAATTTGGAGTTTTTTCTAAGCTTCCTTTGCCGATTAATTTCCAATTTATATCTAAATCACTTGCTAAATCACTTCCTGCAAATGTGATTAGAGATTTTTCATGTCTTTGTATATTAGAAGGTTTAGCAAATACTTTAAAGTCTTGTCTTGGTGCTACAATAGTAATAGGAAAACTTTCTTGAGCATTCCCTGCCTTAGCAATTAAATTAGTTTGATGAACTCCATAAGCATGGATTATTTTTACAAAAACTTTTCCATTATCATCAGTAATATAATGATTTCCATTCTTTAAGATTACACTTCTTTGTTCAGGAGTTACACTCATAGCAATATTTTTAACTGCTTGGTTAAAACCATTTTTTAGCATAATACAATGAGTATTATCTCCTAAATTTCCACAATAAGAAATATGATAAGCATTATTAATAGCTTTATATTCAAGCACCATAGAATAATCTCTATCTATAAAATGAGTTCTAGAGCCTTCAATAGTGTTATTTATACCTGCTAAGTTTGTATCAAAAGCATGTTTGAGGGCATCTTTGTCTAAAGGTATATTAAAATTCATAGCTATATTTGTACCTTGTTTATCACTTTCATTACTTCTTTTATGACTTAATGAAAAAGTTAATGCTGGACAAGGTGAATAAGTAATACCTCCTTCATACACTAAAGGATTTTTTTCTAAATCTTCATAGCAGTTTACATTGCCAAATGGAGCTACTTTTTCTCCATACCATTTACTCATATTAGCAAAAATAGCTACATTGCTCATAGCAGGGAAAGCATATTTAATACCCATATCCCAACCATTAGCAGGGCGTTCTAAGAAAGTTAGATCATTATTTGCATTTTTAAAATCATAACTATTAATCCAATCACTTAATCTTTGATAAATATTAGCATGGAAAGCTAGTGTATCTAACATACTTTCAAAGCCCAAAGATATTCTTTTATGTTCTCTACTAAAATCATGATCATAAACTAAATTTAATCCTAGCATGATATTGCCTGAATTATTTAATGCTAACGCATTAGGATAATATCTTATATCACCACCAAAATGACCTATGATTCTATTATTTTCATATCCACCTATACCGCTTTGTAAAAAATAAGATATTTTTGGATTATCTTCACTCATAATAGGTAAAAGAACTTTAGCATTACCACTTAAGCCACCTCTGTCATTATAGTTTAAATTAAACTCACTATTAATGGAGTGATTAAGAGCATGTAAATATTCTTGGATTAAAGTATTAGCTTGTAAGCTTAAATAATTACCTGCTAAATCTCTTATAAGCTCATCTCTTTCTTTATTATCTTTGGCATTATATATATTGCCTATGGTTTGAATAGTATTAATAACCTTATTAGATAATTCTTCATCTTCTTTACTAAGATTAGAATCTTTCTTTGGTTTTTCTTCTAATAGCTTTTTAACTCTTGGGTCAATGCTATTATGTTCTTTAAGTATTTGCTTTTGATCATGATTTACATGATTAAGAGCAAGAGTTTGATTGTTATCTATAATGATTTTATCTTGATTTTTTAAAATCATTATTTGAGAAAAAAGAAAAGTGTGAATTAAGTAAAACGAGTAAAAGTGTTTTTTTCATATCCCCCCCCCATAACCTACATTTAATTTTTATCTGTGATGAGAATATGATAACACAAAAAATACAAAATCGATAAAAAAGTTATAAAAATATTGAAAATTAGCCAAAAAACTATCAAATATAATAATTATTTATAAACTATAATCAAAATTACTTTTATTTTTTATTAAAAAAATGCATATATTTATTATTATTTAAATATATGAAAAAAACTTATCATTTGCTTTTTAAAAATAATGAAAAATAAGCTTTAAATTTATTAATATGCATATTGATTTAGTTCTTCTTGGGTGCCAAGTAGCATTAGTATATCATTTAAATAAGCGGTAGTTTCTAAATTTGGCATAATACTCCAAGTATCATGTTGTTTGTGTGCAATGACTTTTAAGTTTTGACCAATAGATTGCAAAGTTTTTCCTGCTAGGTTTTCATCCACTAAAAGTTTTGCTACTTTGATGGTATTGACTGAAAGATCTATGATCTCAAAATTTGGATTAGTGATAAGAATTTTAGCCAAACGCTTTGCTGATTCTTTTTCAGGATAGATGACTTTATTAACCCCAAGTTTTGAAAGAATTTGTCCGTGTGTAGAAGAGTTTGCCTTGGCAATGATGTTTTTTACTCCAATTTCTTTTAAAGCCATGAAAGTAAGTATGCTTGATTCTAAATTTTCGCCTATGCTAAGTATGACAACATCTGCATTTGCATAACCTGCTTCTTTTAAGGCTATAGTATGAGTAGAATCTAAAATATAAGCAAAGTCTGCATGATCTTGTAATTTCTTAACCACTTCTTCATCAATATCAGAAACAATAACTCTTTTACCTTGATCAATAAGCTCTTTTGCTAAAACTGAGCCAAACCTTCCAAGTCCTATAATATCATAAGTTTCTTTTTTCATAATATTATCTTTCCTTTTGGATAATTCAAGTATTTTTGTTTTTCTTTAAAAAATATACTAAATAAAAATGCAAGCACACCCACTCTACCGCTAAGCATTAACAATATGATAAGTAATTTACTTTCAGAGTTAAAAAGCGCACTAAGCGATAAAGTCCCACCATCGCCTACGGAAACTCCTACTGTAGCAAATGCTTTCAAAAAGCAAGGGTAAAAAGCTTTTATCATCTTCAATTAAGGATAAAATTAATACACAAGTGATGATATATACAATAGAACTTACTGTTATAATAAAAGCTTTGTTGATAGTTTCTGTAGGAATTTCAAAGTTGAAAATCCTTGTATTGCTATCTTTGATACTCCAATAAGCATAGATTAGCAATACAGCAATTGTAGTTACCTTAATACCCCCAGCTGTTCCACCAGGTGCACCACCTACAATCATAAATAAAGATCCAAAAAATAAGCTTGCATCTTTAAGGGTGCTAAGATCAAGAGTGTTAAACCCTGCTGTTCGGTAATTTACTGCTGTAAAATATGCACTTATAGTTTTATCAAAAAGTGAAATTCCCCTATGCTTTTTGGATTATGGTATTCAAATAAAAAGACCACTAAGCTTGCAAAAACAATCAATACAACAGTGGAAATTAAAACAAGTTTTGTGTGTAAACTTAAGTTTGCAAAACGTTTTTTAGAAAAAAAGTATAATTCTAATAATACAAAATACCCTAAACCTCCAATGATAATCAAAGAGGTAATAACAAAATTAATCCAAAAATCATCTCTATAAGGCATTAGACCGCTTTCAAATATACTAAACCCTGCATTATTAAAAGCAGAAATAGAGTGAAAAACACTAGCCCATAGAGCTTCACTTAAATTCATATCAAGCTTAAATCTTAAAAATAACAATAGAACACCTAAAAGCTCAATAGTAAATACAAAAAAATAAAACCTTTTTTAAAAATCCTATAAGACCATCGGCTTCAGGATAAATCAAGGATTCTCTTAAAAGATTTTTTTCTCCAAAACTCATCTTTTTGCGTACTAAAATATATAAAGCCATAGCTATACTCATATAACCCAAGCCACCTATTTGAATAAGCAATAAGATAACAAGTTGTCCATAAAAGCTAAAATCTAGTGAGGTATTTAATACAATAAGTCCTGTCATACTTACAGCTGAAGCACTAGTAAAAAATGCATCTAAAAAAGATATGGGCTTAGTGTGCATAATAGGAAGCATTAGAATAAAGGTGCCAAAAAGTGTAACTAGGATGTAACCTATGATAAAATTCTTATACTTTTTCTATCCAAAGATAATTTTGTCATTTTGATTCTTTAAAATTAAGAAAACATTCTACTTAAAGTTGATTAATAAACAAAAAGAGAACTTTCCACATTTTAATGTGGAAAGTTAAGTATTAAAGCATTCCTACTGCTAAGAAACCTAGAGCAACAGCTATAGCTATAGCTAATACACCAGGGATAAAGAATGCGTGGTTAAATATGAATTTTCCAATTCTTGTTGTGCCTGTATCATCCATTTGAACTGCACCTAATAAAGTAGGGTAAGTTGGAAGAACGAAAAGCGCTGAAACGGCAGCAAAACAAGCAACTAGCATATAAGAGTCTGCAGGGTTTGTAGCTGAAATTCCTAATGCAGCAATGATAACTGGAACAATAGCTTTTGCAGTAGCTGCTTGAGAATATAAAAGCATACTAGCAAAGAAGAATGCAACTGCAAGCATAGCTGGAGTTTGTTTAACCCATTCACCTGCTACTTCTTTAATACCTGCTTCATGACCCGCAACGAAAGTATTTCCAAGCCAAGCAACACCAAATACACATACACAAGCTGTCATACCTGATTTAAATACACTTGTATCTAAAATTTTTGCAGGTTCAACTTTACATAAGAATGTAATTAAAGTTGCAGCAGTTAATAAGAAGCTCATAATCGCAGCATCTCTTGGAATAACTACTGGATCGATCCATTTGATATTATTAGAAATTGCTGTAGCATAAAGAACAACTGCTAATACTGTAAATAAGAAAATAGCAACTGAAAGTTTTGCACCTGGTTTGTCTTCACTTTGTAAAACATCAGAAGCGTTTTTTACAAGACCGGCTTTTAGGCGTTCTTGATATACAGGATCTTTGCTAAGATCCATTGGAGTGATTAAACTTACAATGAAAGCTGTAATCATACAAGCAGCAAAAGTAGTTACAATCCAAATACCAATTAATGCAGGATAATTCCAACCAAGCGGTTCTAATACGCCAGTCATATAAACAACAGCAGCACTAACAGGAGAAGCCGTAATACCAATTTGTGAAGCAACAACCATTAGTGAAAGTGGAGCTGATGGTTTGATGTTTTGTGATTTTGCAACATCAATAACAACAGGCATTAATGAAAACACTGCATTACCAGTACCTGCTAAAATAGTTAGTAACCAACCACATGCTGGTGCAAGGTAATTGATAAATCTTGGATGTTTACGTAAAATTCTTTCAGTAACTTTTACCATATAATCCAAACCACCCACTTGTTGCATAGCAGAAATTGCAGCAATAGCTGCAGCAATGATTAAGATAACATCCCAAGGAATATTACCTGGCTTCATACCCAAAACAAGACCTAAAACAACAACACCCAAACCTCCAGCATAACCTATTGCTATGCCACCGAGGCGGATACCTATGAATATTGCCCCAAGAAAGACAACAAGTTGTAAAATAATCATAATATCCATGATTAAACTCCTAAATTATTAAGCTTTTCTTTTCTCTGTCATGTGAGGATTTAACATATTTTCTGGTGTTAAAATTCTTTCAATTTCTTCTTTTGGAAGATATCCTCTTTCAAGACAAATATCGCCAACTGCTTTACCGGTTTCCAAAGCTTCTTTAGCAATACTAGCAGATTTTTCATATCCTAAAATAGGATTAAATGCTGTAACAATACCGATTGAGTTAAGTACAGATTGTTTGCATGCTTCAGGATTTGCTGTCAAGCCTCTTACAGCTTTTTCGGCTAGAGATTTCATTGCATTTTCAAGCAATACTATAGAGTTAAATAAGCCATAAGCAATACCTGGTTCAAATGCATTAAGTTCGAATTCTCCTCTTTCAGAGCAAAGCATAATAGTAACATCATTTCCTATAACTTCATAGCAAGCTTCACCTACTGCTTCACAAATTACTGGGTTTACTTTACCTGGCATGATAGAACTACCTGGTTGCATTTTTGGTAGATTAATTTCACCTAAGCCGCATCTTGGACCTGAATTCATTAATCTTAAGTCGTTTGCAATTTTAGATAATCTTACTGCTGCAGTTTTTAATGCACCGCTTACATGTACAAAGTCAGCTGTATCTTGAGTTGCAGCGATAAAATCTTCAGCTGGTTTAAATTCAACACCAGTAATTTCTTTTAATTTTTTCTCAACCACAAATTTGTAATCAGGATGACAGTTAATTCCTGTACCAATAGCTGTTGCACCAAGATTTAAATAACTCATTGACTCACGAGCTGCTGTGATTTTTTCAATATCACTTTTAATATAGCTAGCAAAAGCGTTGAAAGTATTTCCTAAAGTAGTAGGGACTGCATCTTCAAGCTCAGTTCTACCCATTTTAATGATATCTTTGTATTCTTTAGCTTTAGCTTCTAATTCAGTTTTTAAAAGTTCCATGGCTTTTAAAAGATCAGTAAGTTTTGCATAGGTAGCCACTTTGATTGAACTTGGATAAGTGTCATTTGTAGATTGACCTAAATTTGTATGATCATTTGGATGAAGATATTGGTATTCACCTTTTTTGTGTCCCATACTTTCAAGAGCAATATTAGTGATAACTTCATTAGTGTTCATGTTTGTACTAGTACCAGCACCACCTTGGATCATATCTACTACGAATTGATCTAAAAATTCACCAGCAATCAATCTATCGCAAGCTTTAGCAATAGCATCAGCTTTGTTAGCATCAAGAACTCCAACTTCTTTGTTAGCAAGAGCAGCTGCTTTTTTAACTTGAGCGAAAGCTTTTACAAAATAAGGATAATCTTGTAATCTTCTGCCACTCATATGGAAGTTTTCTAGTGCTCTAAAAGTTTGCACTCCATAATAAACCTCGTCAGAAATTTCTAACTCGCCAATAAAGTCGTGTTCTTTTCTTGTTCCCATGATGTACTCCTTGTGGGTTTTATTTAAGTTTTGTTTATAAACTTAATGAGTATTATATAACAATTTTTTATAATAGTTTCATAAATTTTTCTGAATTTATCAAAAATCAATAAAAATATATAAAATAAATTAGAATATTGATATTCATTTTATAAATATAGTGCTTTTTTGGTAGATATTTGATGTTTGTAGAGTTTATTATTGCTTTTATTGTTTATTTTTAAAAAGTTTATATTGATTTTTTGTATAATTTTAAAATTTATAAAAGACAAAAAGATTATTAATTTGATAAATTAAATTTGAAAGTTTTACTAAGTTAACTAGTTTACTAATTAATCCCTGCTTTTATATCAAACTAAACCCATTAAGGGTTTAGTTAATTATTTAAAACTTTTTCTTCCTAGCATCTTCTAAGATATCACTAGCTATTTTATTTACATTGTCAGCTACTATAGCACTATCATTAGCTATTTTTAAATTCTCTTGAGTTACATGATCAATTTGTGCTACAGCATCATTAATTTGAGTAATACCTGTAGTTTGTTCTTTAATACTCTCACCCATTTCATTAATAGATTGAACTAAGATATTAGTATTAGCTTCTATTTCACCTAAAGACTTTTGAGTTCTTTCTGCTAGGTTTCTAACTTCATCAGCAACAACAGCAAAGCCACGTCCATGTTCACCTGCACGTGCTGCTTCAATAGCTGCATTTAATGCAAGTAGATTAATTTGATCTGCTATATCTCCAATAATAGAAGTAACATTTTTAATCTCTTCACTTTGAGCAATTACTTCACTAGTTTTATGAGATACATTTTGCATAGAAGAAGTAATCTCTTCTAATGCCGCTGCTGTTTCTTCTAAAGAAGAAGCTTGACTTGAAGAAGAATCTGTTAAGTTCTTAACAGCACTTTGTAATTTACCACTTTCACTAGCAAGTAAGTTAGCAAATTCAGATGATTGTCTTAGCATAGCTACGATTTCTTTACCTAATACATTGGTTGTTACTTCAACTCCACCTTTAGCATTAGCAACTTCTGTTGTAAAGTCTAATGCTTTATAACTATCAAATACTCTATTGATTTCATTCATATTAGAACCTACTTTTTGTTCTAATACATTAAGCATTTCATTTAATACATTTTTTAATTCTATTAATTGAGGATTAGCAGGCATTGCATTAATTCTTGCTGTTAGATTACCACTTTCTATTTCTCTAGCAGTTTCTACTGATTGTTCTACAGCTTTAGTATCTTGTTCTAATGCATTTTTAGTTTTAGTGATGTTTTCGTTGATAGCTTTTGCCATAGCACCAAGCTCATCATTTGTTTTAACATCTATCATAGCTGAGTCTTTGGTTTTATGATTGATGAAGTCAAAGAAAGAGTTGAGGCCGGTTTGGATTTTTTGGAGTGGTGAGATATAATAAGATATAATAAAATAAAGTAGTATTATACTTAATATAACCATTACTGTAACAGCTATAGTTTGAATTGAAGCTGTTTTAAAAATTGGTTCATTAATTATATCAGCACTTTCTGTACTACAAACAAGATATGAAGAAATTTGAGCACAAATTCCTAATCTTTCTTTATTTTTTAAACCATATTCAAAAAAAGTATAATCTCCATTTTTTTTATACGCATTTAATACAGGAGTGTGGTCTACAGAAGGATCCAATAGTTGTTTATTTTTCGCAACAAATACTTTTCCATTATGATCAAATAAGAAACTATTTCCAGGCATAGATTCAAAGTCTTTTTGAAGATCTTTAATTGGAATATCAATCCCTATAACACCAATAAATCGATTATCTTTATAAATTGCTTTTGTATAAGTTATAACATACTGATTTGTTGCTTTATCTATATAAGGAGTAGTGATAAATACGTTATTGGTCTTCTTAGCTTCTATGAACCAAGATCTTGTTCTGGTATCATAATTCATAGCTTTACCATAAATTCCAACATTTCTATTTTTTTGGTCACTATTGTTGTCACTAACAATATTTTCACCGTTATCTAAACCTATAAAAACAGCTAAAACTCCCGAGGCTTTTCTATAAGATTTTAAAGTTGATCCAATGTTTTCAATTAAAGCTTCTTCAGAGTTTAATTTTTCGTATGGATGCTCCAAAATACTTTTTTCTAAATTTGTAATTAAATTTGTATTAATATCTCTGAAAGTTTCTAAAGAAATTTTAGCAACTTGTAGAATATCATTTTGCCTTTTTAATTCATTGGAATATAGAAAATTTTTAGTAAAATAAAAACTTAGTATACCTAGAATAATCAAGCATAAAGCCGCAAATAAATTTGCTACTAACGATAATTTTATTTTTAAACTACTAAGCATTAATGTCTCCATAATTTTAAATTTTTTAAATTTTAGAACTTAAAATTAAATTTTTTATTAATATTTTGGTTTTTTTTAAAAGTCTTTTTCATTGATGTTATATTTAGATTAAATAAGTTTTTTTGAGCTATTTTATCAAAACATTTGTTTTACTTTTTAAGTAAATAATATGAATTTTATTTTAAAGTGTTATTGATAAAATTATTTTGTTTAGTCATTACACAAACCTCATTTTTTGCTTTCTAAGCATTTATTAATTGTATAAATTTAAATTTTTTTATAAATTTCAAAAAATAACATTAGCTTTTCAGATTTTCTA
This genomic stretch from Campylobacter lari subsp. concheus harbors:
- a CDS encoding radical SAM/SPASM domain-containing protein, which translates into the protein MHFEKIYIELSDICGLKCDFCPSQKAQRKQMNLENFEKICKSVHNHAKLFTFHVLGDPLRILNLKEYLEIALKFNMQIELTTSGFYFDDEKIKLILDSKNVRQINISLGAFLSQNKISLKEYFEPILKLIFLHLENKNNSFINLRLWNLDKNFNSPLENDKIYDFLGQIFKIKIQKRKAKNRLERHVILHQARLFKWPSLKNDIIRENGCCYALNGQIAILSDGTLVPCCLDVKGDIKLGNCFEKDFNELLNSSLYIDLKEGFKQGILKAELCKRCEFLETKNLN
- a CDS encoding putative metalloprotease CJM1_0395 family protein; its protein translation is MQISSSYNNAFYTQNPYQNKDKEEIKENIPEKENPRQTKEDKNNQEKEEKTQKVNGKDLSVEEVKQVRELEKIDREVRAHEAAHQAAGGSLAGAASFGYTRGPDNKMYAVEGEVPIRMQKGNTPEETIANAMQVIAAAMAPADPSPQDYKVAANAMQMQNDARAEQAKIKAEELKVQNEKSENENEEKTNSNSKAIKSYAQNVSQDYIGSRYNKSA
- a CDS encoding potassium channel family protein, producing the protein MKKETYDIIGLGRFGSVLAKELIDQGKRVIVSDIDEEVVKKLQDHADFAYILDSTHTIALKEAGYANADVVILSIGENLESSILTFMALKEIGVKNIIAKANSSTHGQILSKLGVNKVIYPEKESAKRLAKILITNPNFEIIDLSVNTIKVAKLLVDENLAGKTLQSIGQNLKVIAHKQHDTWSIMPNLETTAYLNDILMLLGTQEELNQYAY
- a CDS encoding anaerobic C4-dicarboxylate transporter; amino-acid sequence: MDIMIILQLVVFLGAIFIGIRLGGIAIGYAGGLGVVVLGLVLGMKPGNIPWDVILIIAAAIAAISAMQQVGGLDYMVKVTERILRKHPRFINYLAPACGWLLTILAGTGNAVFSLMPVVIDVAKSQNIKPSAPLSLMVVASQIGITASPVSAAVVYMTGVLEPLGWNYPALIGIWIVTTFAACMITAFIVSLITPMDLSKDPVYQERLKAGLVKNASDVLQSEDKPGAKLSVAIFLFTVLAVVLYATAISNNIKWIDPVVIPRDAAIMSFLLTAATLITFLCKVEPAKILDTSVFKSGMTACVCVFGVAWLGNTFVAGHEAGIKEVAGEWVKQTPAMLAVAFFFASMLLYSQAATAKAIVPVIIAALGISATNPADSYMLVACFAAVSALFVLPTYPTLLGAVQMDDTGTTRIGKFIFNHAFFIPGVLAIAIAVALGFLAVGML
- a CDS encoding aspartate ammonia-lyase, whose protein sequence is MGTRKEHDFIGELEISDEVYYGVQTFRALENFHMSGRRLQDYPYFVKAFAQVKKAAALANKEVGVLDANKADAIAKACDRLIAGEFLDQFVVDMIQGGAGTSTNMNTNEVITNIALESMGHKKGEYQYLHPNDHTNLGQSTNDTYPSSIKVATYAKLTDLLKAMELLKTELEAKAKEYKDIIKMGRTELEDAVPTTLGNTFNAFASYIKSDIEKITAARESMSYLNLGATAIGTGINCHPDYKFVVEKKLKEITGVEFKPAEDFIAATQDTADFVHVSGALKTAAVRLSKIANDLRLMNSGPRCGLGEINLPKMQPGSSIMPGKVNPVICEAVGEACYEVIGNDVTIMLCSERGEFELNAFEPGIAYGLFNSIVLLENAMKSLAEKAVRGLTANPEACKQSVLNSIGIVTAFNPILGYEKSASIAKEALETGKAVGDICLERGYLPKEEIERILTPENMLNPHMTEKRKA
- a CDS encoding methyl-accepting chemotaxis protein; the protein is MVILSIILLYFIISYYISPLQKIQTGLNSFFDFINHKTKDSAMIDVKTNDELGAMAKAINENITKTKNALEQDTKAVEQSVETAREIESGNLTARINAMPANPQLIELKNVLNEMLNVLEQKVGSNMNEINRVFDSYKALDFTTEVANAKGGVEVTTNVLGKEIVAMLRQSSEFANLLASESGKLQSAVKNLTDSSSSQASSLEETAAALEEITSSMQNVSHKTSEVIAQSEEIKNVTSIIGDIADQINLLALNAAIEAARAGEHGRGFAVVADEVRNLAERTQKSLGEIEANTNILVQSINEMGESIKEQTTGITQINDAVAQIDHVTQENLKIANDSAIVADNVNKIASDILEDARKKKF